The Pseudomonas sp. SCB32 DNA window TGGGTCTGCTTGGACGGGAACTCGATGTGGGTGACACCGGCCTTGGGCGTCTGCGGCTCGGCAGGGGCCGGCAGGGCAGGGCCCTTGGGCAGCGACTGGGACACACGGTTGGCGATGCTTTCGGCCTGCTCGCGGGTCAGGTCGCCGACCATCGCGATGACCACGTTGCCGGCGGCGTAGCCCTTCTGGTGGAAGGCGCGTAGCTGAGCGGTGGTGATCTTCGGGATCGACTGCTCATTACCATCGCTGGAGTGGGCGTAGGGGTGGTCGCCATACAGCCGCTTGAACAGCTCCAGACCCGCCAGTTTGCCGGGGTTCTGCTTCTGGTATTCGAGGCCGGCCAGCACCTGGTTCTTGATGCGCACCAGGGCATCCTCGGGGAAGGTCGGCTGGCCGATCACCTGGTCGAACAGCGCCAGCGCGGCGTCGCGCCTGGTCGGCTCGCTCAGGCTGCGCAGGCTGGCCACCGCCATGTCGCGATAGGAACCGTTGCCGAAGTTGGCGCCCAGGTCTTCGAAACCGGCGGCGATGGCGCTGGTGTCCTTGCCGGGCACGCCTTCGTTGAGCATGGCGTTGGTCAGCATGGCCAAGCCGTAGGCGTCGCCGTCCTGGCTGCTGCCGGCGGCGAAGGTCAGGCGCAGGTCGAACATCGGCAGCTCATGGGCTTCGACGAAGAGTACGCGGGCGCCTTCGGATGTCTTCCACTGCTGGATGTTCAGTTTGCGGTGGCTGGGGGCCTTGCCGGCGGCTTCGGCGAGGGATTGCAGGCCGGTGGGCGCGCTCGGCTCGACGGCCGGCTTGGCTACGCCGGTATCGGCGGCGGGGCGGGAAACGAACAGCACCAGTCCGGCGATCAGCGCGATGACGATCAGCCCGACCAGGCCGTAGCGCAGGCCATTGCGTTCACTCATGGCTCGGCTCCTTGTCGGTGGCGACTTCCGGCAGGACCTGGGCGAGGGTCAGGCGGGAGCGGGTGAAATAGGTGCGGGCGGCTTTCTGGATGTCCTCGGCGGTGACCGCCTGCAGGGACTCCAGGTCCTGATCGGCCACTTTCCAGGACAGGCCGACGCTTTCCAGTTCGCCGATGTTGCTGGCTTGGCTTGCGATGGAGTCGCGCTCGTAGACCAGCCCGGCGATGACCTGGGCGCGCACGCGCTCCAGCTCTTCCTGGCTCGGCGGGTTCTTCTTCAGGTCTTCCAGTTGCTGCCAGAGCGCGGCCTCGACCTGGTCGAGGGTCTTGCCGGTCTGCACGTTGGGCGTTGCGGAGAGGAAGAACAGGCTGTCGCCACGGGCGAAGGCATCGTAGGAGGCGGAGGCACCGGTGACGATTTCCGAGCCACGCTCCAGGCGCGAGGACAGGCGGGCACTGTAGCCGCCGTCGAGGATCGCCGAGAGCAGGCGCAGGGCGTTGACCTCGCGCGGGTTGTCGGTGCTGCCCAGGCTAGG harbors:
- a CDS encoding pitrilysin family protein, giving the protein MSERNGLRYGLVGLIVIALIAGLVLFVSRPAADTGVAKPAVEPSAPTGLQSLAEAAGKAPSHRKLNIQQWKTSEGARVLFVEAHELPMFDLRLTFAAGSSQDGDAYGLAMLTNAMLNEGVPGKDTSAIAAGFEDLGANFGNGSYRDMAVASLRSLSEPTRRDAALALFDQVIGQPTFPEDALVRIKNQVLAGLEYQKQNPGKLAGLELFKRLYGDHPYAHSSDGNEQSIPKITTAQLRAFHQKGYAAGNVVIAMVGDLTREQAESIANRVSQSLPKGPALPAPAEPQTPKAGVTHIEFPSKQTQLMLAQLGITRNDPDYAALYLGNQILGGGGFGTRLMDQVREKRGLTYGVYSGFTGMQARGPFTIGLQTRAEMSEGTLKLVQDIVRDYLDKGPTQKEMDDAKRELAGSFPLSTASNADIVGQLGAIGFYDLPLDYLETFLSQVQALSVEQVQQAMRRHVTADGFVIVTAGPTVPQKPLPPPTDKPAEQPAGVPEH